A window from Chryseobacterium vaccae encodes these proteins:
- a CDS encoding flavin monoamine oxidase family protein, with protein sequence MNKNTPLNSGMHPDLKIEVAVIGAGTSGLYTAYRLVTDQRFKASEVQIFDMSNKLGGRLESVIMPGMNFWGELGGMRYLTSQEIVTTLIEGYPLTESDLNKRTPVLKDKMTPIPFPMGDPSKLLMYLRKERFKQDAWTVAQRENKKLATRYYLNDDDDGFSSDQLFNKIIYDVLMADSWVAKTYRSKIIKGASIYDYSFELTSKDWDDIKPKLMYNFPGSPYNNRKVNDIGFWNLIKDQVSQEGYEFLANAGGYYSNTINWNSAEAFPYMVGDFSAGTIYKTIEEGYDSIAYAVANSYMENKEACIWSENKLLTFTKEHPLTHTHKYLLTFLNLQTNKEWNVYANRIVLAMPRKSLELMDQNNFFFNGDESSALNKNIRSIIMEPAFKILMGFEHPWWKKLKIDSGHSISDLPMRQCYYFGTDHETDNSMLLGSYGDMETETFWKALTDDKVLFKVKATQSASLKELHQLDDVQATQLMVNELMNQLRELHGPDLTIPEPYVTYFKDWTDDPFGAGYHAWKAGFSVKDVMPYMRNPITDEQIHICGEAYSDQQGWVEGAFCEAEKMLQEHFGLDRPYWLSPDYYLGW encoded by the coding sequence ATGAATAAAAACACGCCATTGAATTCAGGAATGCATCCTGATCTAAAAATAGAAGTCGCTGTTATCGGAGCCGGAACTTCCGGACTGTATACAGCTTATCGTCTGGTAACTGATCAAAGATTTAAAGCCAGTGAAGTACAGATCTTCGATATGAGCAATAAGCTGGGCGGAAGACTGGAATCTGTCATTATGCCCGGGATGAATTTCTGGGGCGAATTGGGCGGGATGCGCTACCTGACTTCCCAGGAAATAGTAACAACACTCATTGAAGGCTACCCTCTCACAGAAAGCGATCTGAACAAACGAACTCCTGTCCTGAAAGATAAAATGACACCCATCCCTTTTCCAATGGGCGATCCTTCAAAGCTGTTGATGTATCTTCGTAAAGAACGTTTCAAACAGGATGCATGGACGGTTGCACAGAGAGAAAATAAAAAGCTGGCGACCCGGTATTATCTGAATGATGACGACGACGGATTCAGCTCAGACCAGCTGTTCAATAAAATTATCTATGATGTTTTAATGGCTGATTCATGGGTTGCCAAGACCTATAGAAGCAAAATCATCAAAGGAGCTTCAATTTATGATTATTCTTTTGAACTGACCAGTAAAGACTGGGATGATATAAAACCAAAATTAATGTACAATTTTCCCGGTTCTCCTTACAATAACCGCAAGGTAAATGATATTGGTTTCTGGAATCTGATCAAAGACCAGGTATCACAGGAAGGATATGAGTTTCTGGCCAATGCGGGTGGATACTATTCAAATACCATCAACTGGAATTCTGCGGAAGCATTTCCTTATATGGTTGGAGATTTTTCGGCAGGAACTATTTACAAAACCATTGAAGAAGGATATGACAGCATTGCCTACGCAGTCGCCAATTCTTATATGGAAAATAAAGAGGCCTGCATCTGGTCTGAAAATAAACTGCTGACGTTCACCAAAGAGCATCCTTTAACTCATACGCATAAATACCTGCTGACGTTTCTGAACCTGCAAACCAACAAAGAATGGAACGTTTATGCCAACAGAATTGTCCTTGCCATGCCTAGAAAGTCTCTGGAGCTTATGGATCAGAACAATTTCTTTTTTAATGGTGATGAAAGTTCAGCTCTGAATAAAAATATCCGCTCTATCATTATGGAACCGGCCTTCAAAATCTTAATGGGCTTTGAACATCCATGGTGGAAAAAACTGAAAATTGATTCGGGACATTCGATTAGTGATCTGCCTATGAGGCAATGCTATTATTTCGGAACGGATCATGAAACGGATAATTCTATGCTACTGGGAAGCTACGGCGATATGGAAACTGAAACCTTCTGGAAAGCTCTTACCGATGATAAGGTTCTTTTTAAAGTAAAAGCAACCCAATCAGCTTCTCTGAAAGAACTGCATCAATTGGATGATGTTCAGGCTACTCAATTGATGGTCAATGAACTGATGAACCAGCTTCGGGAACTGCATGGGCCGGATTTGACTATACCGGAGCCTTATGTAACCTATTTTAAAGACTGGACTGATGATCCTTTTGGCGCAGGATACCATGCATGGAAAGCAGGATTCTCTGTAAAAGATGTTATGCCTTATATGAGAAATCCAATTACGGATGAACAGATTCACATTTGTGGAGAAGCTTATTCTGACCAGCAGGGATGGGTGGAAGGAGCTTTCTGTGAAGCGGAAAAAATGCTGCAGGAACATTTCGGACTGGACAGGCCGTACTGGCTGAGCCCTGATTATTATCTGGGATGGTAA
- the glsA gene encoding glutaminase A — protein MKKNSILFSAKGIFIAAFLSFNTMAYAQKTVDVPVVSEKVLSSILEKNRTYYTQGKVADYIPELGKMDAKAIAFSVVDKNGKVLNVGDVHKKFTMQSISKIIALMIAVNERGEADVFNKMGYFGSDKPFNHFSNLETTGKPLNPMMNAGAILTVSLISGEGEKPFLKVLDMVRYITKNTSIDYSKSVYESEKSTGHRNRGMFYLMKNNGLISGDEDQLDNYFKQCSIELTAEDLAKIGYFFANQCTRFDGDSTYKNAETAKLIESQMLIAGMYEFSGEYARTVGLPSKSGVGGGITVSVPGKMGIGVFSPSLDQHGNSLAGYHMILDLVKQYNLSIF, from the coding sequence ATGAAAAAAAATAGCATTCTGTTTTCAGCAAAAGGAATCTTTATAGCGGCTTTTCTGTCTTTTAACACAATGGCTTATGCCCAGAAAACGGTAGACGTTCCGGTAGTTTCAGAAAAAGTATTAAGCAGTATTTTGGAAAAGAACAGAACGTATTATACACAGGGTAAAGTAGCCGATTATATTCCTGAGCTGGGAAAAATGGATGCTAAGGCAATTGCCTTTTCAGTAGTGGATAAAAATGGGAAAGTGCTGAACGTAGGCGATGTTCACAAGAAATTTACCATGCAGAGCATTTCCAAGATTATTGCCCTCATGATTGCGGTAAATGAAAGAGGAGAGGCTGATGTCTTTAATAAAATGGGCTATTTCGGATCCGATAAGCCCTTCAATCATTTTTCCAATCTGGAAACAACCGGAAAACCGCTTAATCCGATGATGAACGCAGGAGCTATCCTTACTGTTTCACTGATTTCCGGAGAAGGAGAAAAGCCATTCCTTAAAGTATTGGATATGGTACGTTACATTACGAAAAACACGTCAATTGATTACAGTAAATCCGTTTATGAATCGGAAAAATCTACCGGCCATCGTAACCGGGGAATGTTTTATCTGATGAAAAATAACGGACTGATCTCAGGAGATGAAGACCAGTTAGATAACTATTTCAAACAGTGTTCCATTGAACTGACCGCAGAAGACCTGGCCAAGATCGGATATTTCTTTGCGAATCAGTGTACCCGTTTTGATGGAGATTCCACCTACAAAAACGCAGAAACTGCCAAATTAATAGAATCACAGATGCTGATTGCCGGAATGTATGAGTTCAGTGGAGAATATGCCCGCACGGTTGGACTTCCAAGTAAATCTGGTGTAGGAGGCGGAATTACCGTAAGTGTACCTGGAAAAATGGGAATAGGAGTATTCAGCCCTTCATTAGATCAGCATGGAAACTCGTTGGCAGGATATCATATGATTTTGGATCTGGTAAAGCAGTATAACCTGAGTATATTTTAA
- a CDS encoding YdeI/OmpD-associated family protein, whose translation MQKVKERLTVYVNTKTEWRQWLQENHQTEQSIWLVCNTKKSSLPTISWSELVDEALCFGWIDSTRKTIDESSFVQLFSKRKPNSTWSKINKEKIQRLIDNQMMTEAGYETIKTAKQNGSWTILDCVEDLTIPKDLDEAFKNYSGSEDYFLSLSKSMKKMLLQWIVLAKRPETRKKRVDEIAELAAQGKKPKQF comes from the coding sequence ATGCAAAAAGTAAAGGAAAGACTTACGGTTTATGTCAATACAAAAACGGAATGGCGCCAATGGCTTCAGGAAAATCATCAGACGGAACAATCCATATGGCTTGTCTGCAACACCAAAAAATCGAGCTTACCTACCATAAGCTGGAGCGAACTGGTTGATGAAGCTCTTTGCTTTGGCTGGATCGACAGTACCAGAAAAACGATTGACGAATCCTCTTTTGTACAATTGTTCAGCAAGCGTAAACCCAACAGTACCTGGTCAAAAATCAACAAGGAAAAAATCCAGAGACTGATTGACAACCAAATGATGACTGAAGCCGGCTATGAAACGATTAAAACAGCAAAACAAAACGGCTCATGGACCATTTTAGACTGCGTAGAAGATCTAACTATTCCTAAAGACCTGGATGAAGCATTTAAAAACTATTCAGGTTCAGAAGATTATTTTTTAAGCCTTAGCAAATCCATGAAAAAAATGCTGCTACAATGGATTGTTCTTGCCAAACGGCCGGAAACCCGAAAGAAACGTGTTGATGAAATCGCAGAACTCGCAGCCCAGGGAAAGAAACCAAAACAATTTTGA
- a CDS encoding FAD-dependent oxidoreductase yields the protein MITENYDVIVIGGGAIGLATAYHLGKRKAKALVLEQFTFMNQLGSSAGVSRQFRIPYPDEYMVQMALESQPYWDELQKETSTQLLDKVGTLWFGDPEVHSTEGNIAEAEASLKALKVPYTTLTAKEIEQKYHFRNLPENYTGLFQPDGASINFKATLETLLNLCTKEETVHLEENSPVLQINPKGELFEITTPHGIYITKKLAIIPGPYINSVINLLDFKIEATYWNMSSAYFKKTDPEIQYPTWFVFQNSIEKNGNQFYGFPSVDWDHPEYIRVAPDFVINPLEEPNDRTLIPNPQELAYTSEWIQTHMTGLSTQPEYTSTCLIALSTIPDKELLIDFAPPYVSNYKNIVVYATGWAAKFTPFLGKIMSDLALDGKTDFNIKPFRLGRKYFQAI from the coding sequence ATGATCACAGAAAACTACGACGTTATCGTCATCGGAGGAGGAGCAATAGGCCTGGCCACGGCTTATCATCTGGGTAAAAGAAAGGCAAAAGCCCTAGTTCTGGAGCAGTTTACTTTTATGAATCAATTGGGAAGTTCAGCCGGAGTTTCCCGCCAGTTCCGAATCCCCTATCCGGATGAATATATGGTGCAAATGGCTCTGGAATCACAACCGTATTGGGATGAACTGCAGAAAGAAACGTCTACACAGCTTCTTGATAAGGTAGGTACCCTTTGGTTTGGAGATCCTGAGGTACATTCCACTGAAGGAAATATTGCTGAAGCTGAAGCGTCTTTAAAAGCATTAAAAGTCCCTTACACAACTCTTACCGCAAAAGAAATTGAGCAAAAATACCACTTCAGAAACCTTCCGGAGAATTATACCGGACTATTTCAACCGGATGGAGCCAGCATCAATTTTAAAGCAACTCTTGAAACGCTTTTGAATCTGTGCACAAAAGAAGAAACGGTTCATCTGGAGGAGAACTCGCCTGTTCTTCAAATTAATCCCAAAGGCGAACTCTTTGAGATTACTACACCTCACGGAATTTATATTACCAAAAAACTGGCCATTATTCCTGGTCCGTACATCAACAGTGTGATTAATTTACTGGATTTTAAAATAGAAGCGACTTACTGGAATATGTCTTCTGCTTATTTTAAAAAGACAGATCCTGAGATACAGTACCCGACCTGGTTTGTCTTCCAGAATTCTATAGAAAAAAACGGCAATCAGTTTTATGGCTTCCCTTCTGTTGACTGGGATCATCCGGAATACATCCGGGTAGCACCGGATTTTGTCATCAACCCCTTAGAGGAACCTAATGACAGGACTTTAATTCCCAATCCGCAGGAACTGGCCTATACTTCTGAATGGATACAGACCCATATGACAGGGCTAAGTACACAACCGGAATACACTTCCACATGCCTTATTGCTTTAAGTACGATTCCTGATAAGGAACTGCTGATAGATTTTGCCCCTCCTTATGTTTCCAATTATAAAAACATCGTGGTATATGCTACCGGGTGGGCTGCAAAATTCACCCCTTTTTTAGGAAAAATCATGTCTGATCTTGCCTTAGACGGAAAAACAGATTTTAATATTAAACCTTTCCGCTTAGGACGCAAATATTTTCAAGCCATTTAA